The DNA region CAATGCCCGGCGGCCGGTGCGCCGGCGAGGCGGCGCTGGAGGTCGAGGACGGCCTTTACCCTCGCGAACTCCACCGGGGTGAACGGCAACAACGAACGCGTGATCACCATCAGACCACCGTCGGGATCGACCAGGCGCATCGACGTGCCCTCGACCTTCTCACCGAATTTCGCCTCCCGCCCCCTTCCTTCAGGCGGCTGCCAGGTGATGTCGCACTCGCCCAGCATGGCCTGGAGCAGCTGCGCCAAGCCGGCTTGCGAACCGGCCGATTGGGCCGCGATCGTCAGCACACGGGTGGGCAGGTCGACGAACTCGTGAACGTCCGCAGGTACGACCCGCACCTCCCGGCCACCGCCCAACTCGGTCACCTCCGCGATGTCCGCTGCCGTCGCGCCGGCCGGAGCGCGCACCAAGAACTCGTCGACCGCACCATCCGGCAGCGACAGAACCTGCATCGAGACGATGTCGTACCGGTGTGCCGCCAACGCGGCCGTCACACTCGCCAGACTCCCGGGCACGTCACGCACGGTGGCGCGGATCCGCCACGCCACGCCCGGTTGCGGCGCGTCATCCTTCGGCGCCTCACGAGTCGCTTCCGCTTGCGGCCGGTGTACCCACCATCGCCGCAGGGCGGCAGTGGCTATCAGGAGCAGGCCGAGCCCGAACAACACGACCGGTCCCACGCTGTTGAGCGACACCGTGCTGACGAACAGATGGGCGACACCCGCAGCGATGAAGAGGGCCGCGAGCTCGATCAGCTCCCGGCCCATCGAGGTCTTCGCCCCCTTGGCGGTCTCCGACCGCACCTTCGATTCGCTCATGCAGACGAGCTTCGGCCGTTCCCTTTACCCCCAGCTTGTCCGCCTGTCACGATTCAGTTAACGCGGATCGGCCCCACAGCAGTGGGCGTCTCGAGCAGGCAGGTCGCCGGTAGCCAACCGCGTCCACAGCGGGCGGCGAGCACCCAGCCCCCTCCACACTCCGACCTCACACGAATCTTCCTGAGCAGATCTGAAGGGCGGCGTCGACCACGACTGCCGCGGCTCAGCGGGCCTGCTTGCCCTGAACCGCTTGGCACACAAGCGTTCTGTTCGAGCCGTGATACCGCCTTATGCCACAACACCGTGGCGGTATCGGAGTCCCGCTCAGTCCTGACGGTTCGCTGTCACACGACAAGATCACCAGTCAGCGATATGAAACCGGTTCGAACGATTACTCGTGGGACAGTCTCCAGGGGTTGATAAAGCAACCTTCACCGCCGGGAGAACAAGGCTGAGACAAAGTCAATGTGTGACCGTTGACGATCTTGCCCGGCTCAATACAAAACCGGCGATGCCGGGCCGAGTCGAAACGGCGGCACTTCCGGCTCGACAGTGCGCAACGAACGAAAAGGAGACCATCATGTCACGTAACTTGCCGACCGACGCGCCACAACGAAAGACGAACCGGCCGAGCCGGCGAGCCGGCGGCGGCCGAGCCGTCACGGTCGCCGCAGCCACCGGCGCAATGATTCTCGCAAGCGCAGGCGCCGTCAGCGCCCAGCAAACGCCGGCAGTCCCAGGACCTCCGTCGCACACGGCCGGGTTGGACGTGGTCCCGTGCAACACCTGGGGGCATGTGGGCGTGTGGAACAACCAAGGCGAACACTGCTTCGATGGCTGGGGATCCAGGACCGTGTACCTCGACACGGTGCGCAGGGTATGTTCGGGGAACAAGAATCTCGCCTTCCGGATTTCCTGGCGCGGAGGTGGACCCGCCCTCCATACGATCCCGGTTTGGACGTGCCAGGACTACATCGACGGTGTCGTCACCGAACTCATCACGCACTGACCCTCGGGGAGCGGATCTCGTGGAGTCGCCGCCCTGGCTATTGGTCAGGGCGGCCCGCCGCGTCAGGCCGCTCCGGTCTCCGCGCCATACGAGGCGGGCCGACCTCAATGCGGTGATACCACGTTTTCGGCGTGCTACCGGATTCCCGCACTGACGGGACCTCGAGTCTCACAGACCTACCAGGAATGCTATTCACCTGGCGCGCCGGCAATCCCGCGCAGCTCTGACGACGGCAGGCTGCCGAGTTCGGCATGCAAGGCGATCGCCTTTTCGGCGTGGTGCGCTGCATCAGCAGGTCTCTGAAGGTCGCGGTATACCTGGGCGAGCCCACCGCGTCCACGAGCTTCTTCATGTCGGAATCCGGTGTTTCTGGCGAGCGTGATGGCCTCCAGGTAATTGGAGATCGCCTCCTCCTGATAACCGAGGATTCGAGCCGTGCCCCCCAATCGGTTGAGCACCTCCACTTGGAGGCCGAGGTTGGCTCGTGCGCGCGCTATCACAAGCGCCTGACGATAGTTCTCAAACGCGTCTTGACATCGTCCGAGGCGTTCGTAGACCGTGGCCCGCGCGGACAGCAGCCAGTTGTCCAGCCCCGCTTCGGGAACGTCCCGTACGGCGTTCCCAGCCTGGTCAAGCGCTTCGAGCGCGGCTTCATAGTCACCGTTTTCCTCATGGTAGTAGGCAAGGTTAAGCAAGGCTGTGCCTTCTTCGGAGGGATGACCGGAACGCCGAGCCATATCCAGCGCATTCTCGATGTGGTGTAATTGCTCGTCGCTCCGACGGAGCTTGTCGGAAATCACTGCCAGCAGCATCGAGGCCGAGGTGCCCAGGACGAGGTCATCAGTCCTCGACGCGAAGTCGAGCACGCTCTGGCCGAGAGACTGGGCATGGGAATAGTCACCCAGGCGCACAAGTGCGTATGCGCGGTTCCACATGGTTCGATGGTAAGCACCCGGATCGTGTTCACGAACGGCTTCCATGGCGGCGGAATGTAGTTCGAGAGCGTCGTGGTAGCGGCCCGAGTAGTCGAGATAGCGCATCAACGTACTCGACAGGTGGGCAGCGTGGTCTGGCATCCCACTTCTCGCTGTGTAAAGGCCGGCGGCGAGCAAGGTGGCGCATTCCCTGTCCAGCCATGCCCTGGCTGCGTCCTGATCCGGTAGCGCGGGGGCCGACTCGATCGGCTCAGGGACCGGAGGCCGACGATATGGCTCCACCGGGTCGAGAAGGTCTGCCGCGATCGCGGCCGCGTAGCGATAATGGTCCATCAGGCGCAGCAGTCCCTCCTGACGCTGGAGGTGGCTGGTCAGGCCTGAGGCGAGTTCAGTCGCGTACAGACGAACCAAGTCGTGCATGCGATAACGCCGTGGAGCGTGCTGCCGCACCACGTTCGCGGCCTCCAGCGCTCGCAGGTCTGATGCGGCCGAAACGACCGATCGATTGATGAGGGTTGCCACGGCGTCCGCGGTGAAGTCAGGTACGGGCGCGACCCCGAGCAGCGCGAACGTCCGTGCAGGGCCCCGGTCGAGTGCCCGGTAGGACGTGGCGAAAACCGCGCGCAGGCTGGCAGGAAGCTCGCCGAGGTCGAGAGCGTCCAAACGTCCGGCCTCGTCTCGGAGGTCGTGCGCGAGGGTTTCGAGCGGGAATTCGGGGTGCGCTGCCGCTCGGGCCGCCATGACGCTTAGCGCCAATGGTAGTCCCGCGCATCGGCTGACCAGTTCGTCTGCGGCCTCTGATTCACGGCGCACGCGGTCATCGCCGATATGTCGTGTCAGCATCGTTCTCGCCGCGGCCGGAGGAAGGACATCCAGGATCAGCGTGTTGGCACCGTAGCCGGCTGTCAGGCCGCCGAGCCGATTCCGGCTCGTGATGAGCACAGCGACGCTGTCGGTTCCTGGCAGCAGCGGTATGACCTGGGCTGAGTCGCGTACGTCGTCAAGCAGCATCAGCACGCGCTTGTCAGCGAGTTGACTGCGATACAGGGCTGCGAGCGCGTCGAGGTCGCTGGGGATCGCTGATGCCGCCACGCCGAGGTCTCTGAGCACCCGTCGCAAGCAGGCCTGCGGTTCCAGCGGTTCACCAGCAGGGTCAAAGCCGCGCAGGTTCAGATAGAGTTGCCCGTCGGGGAACTCATCTGCGTGCTCGTGTGCCCAAAGTAGCGACAACGCGGTTTTGCCGATGCCTCCGACGCCGGTCACGATCGTGATCGGGGGCCCGTCTCCCCTGCCGGTGGCCGGTGAGAGAACCTTGGTCAGAACGGCGAGGTCCTGTTCTCTCCCGGTCAAGACGAGGCGGCGTGCCGGGAGCTGTCGCGGAACTATCGAGTGTGCCGATCCCGGATCTTTCTCTGGCGCGTTCAGCGTGGGGTCGAGGTTCAATATGCGCCTGTGCAGATCTTGGAGAGCCACGCCGGGGTCAGCGCCGAGTTCTTCCGCAAGCCGCAGGCGTAGCGTCTCGTACCGCGCGAGCGCGTCAGCCTGCCGCCCAGTTCTGTAGAGGGCGAGCATGATCAGTTCGGCAAGGCCCTCATGCAACGGATACTGCCCGGTCAACCTGCTGAGTTCGGGCAGAACGTCGGCATGTTCACCGTGACGCAGACGCCAGGAGATCAACAGCCGGTAGGCGGCAAGCACGCGTTCTTCGCACGGCCACACGAACTCCCGCAGCGCTGCTTCACCATCGACGTCGCCGAACGCCCGGCCACGTCGGAGCGAAAGTGCCTGATCGAGCATCGCCACGACGTCGTGTCCGGCACCTCGACGATCGGCCTCTCGAGCTTTCGTGAACAAGTCGTCGAACTCCGCCAAGTCCAATTCGATCGCGTCGGCGACGAATTGGTATCCGCCGATGTCGGTGCGAATCCGTTCGTCTCCGAGGATGTCCCGCAATCGCCGAACGTAGGTCTGGATGGCCGCCTTCGGGTTCGCGGGTTCACCGTCGTCCCACAGCCAGCGTGCCAGCGTGGCTGTCGGCACCGTCTCATCCGCCCGCGAAATCAGCCCACAGAGCAACGTCCGTAGCTTTCCAGCGGGCACGGGCACCTCATGCCGGCCCTCCCAGACCCGCAGGACCCCCAGCACCGCAAATTCCGCCACGCCCGGACACGTTACCGAAGTCGGCCACCCGCAGTGGCCGATTCAGACGATGCTCGCTACCTTCAGGCGCAGAAGCGTTGCGATGAGACCATCGAAAATGCCCGCTGGTACGAGCACGTGTCGCCCGATCCGGTGCAGCAGTAACTCACAATCGTGAAAGCTTAGCCGCTCCTGGCATTGTCGACGACCGGTGTGCGCCCGATTTCACCCAGACCGCGGTCGGCTTGACGAGGGCCAGCACCAGTGTGGCGATAGCGGGCAGCAGGGCGAGCAGGAATGTGAGGTAGTACCCGCCGAGTTCGACCCCCACGTGCAGATGCAGGCCAGCCGTGGCGGACAACAGTGGAGCCAGCACAAGATATCCGGCCGCCGTCCCGCTGCCGATGATCACCAACACGCGCCCGGCTGGTTTGCGGGCGAACAGCAGGATGCCGCCGATCAAGAGCAGCACGGCCAGCACGGCGTACAGCACCAGCAGCGCCACCTCCTCCGCCGCGATGGGCGCGGACGCGACGAGGAGTACCGTGGTGACAACCGCGCCGGCCAGGTACCAGAGAGCGTTGACGACCGTGAGCACGCCCGCGACGATGGCGGTGGCTGGGCTCGGCGGGGCCGGATACCCGAGCGGATGACCTCCCTGATGCGGGTACCACTGATACGGCGGCCGGTGCCCCATGTGTTCTCCCCCGTGACGTGTTTTCCTGACTTCGCGGGCACTGTAGCGACGCCCCGCTGACAGATTGCTTTCAGTTCGCGCACATCCGGACGGGATCGTCGCCACATTGCGACGGTCACGACGGCGTGACTAGATTGACGGCCCGGTCGGCGTCGGGGAGGGATTGTGGAAAGGCTCGCTGCGGGCGACCCCGTTGCCGTCGGCCAGTACAGGCTGGTCGGCTCGCTGGGCGAGGGCGGCATGGGGCGGGTGTGGCTCGGTGTCGCTCCGGACGGACGGCTGGCGGCGGTCAAGCTGGTCCACCCGCACCTTGCGCGCGATCCGGGCTTCCGGTCCCGGTTCCGCCGCGAGGTCGAGGTGTCTCGGGCGGTGTCGGGCGCCTACACCGCTGCCGTACTGGACGCGGACACCGATGCCGCCGCGCCCTGGCTGGCTTCGGTGTACGTGCCGGGCCTGTCGTTGCGGCAGGCGGTCGACCTGGCGGGACCGCTGCCGGTGCATACGCTGCGCGTGCTCACCGCCGGTCTGGCCTCCGCACTTGCCGACATCCATCGGGCCGGGCTGATCCACCGCGACCTCAAGCCGTCCAACGTTCTCCTGGCCGAGGACGGGCCCAGGGTCATCGACTTCGGCATCGCCCGCGCGATCGAGGGCAATCACGAACTGACCTCGACGGGCTCGATCATCGGCTCGCCGGGTTTCATGTCGCCCGAGCAGGCTCTGGGTGCCGGCCTCACGCCGGCCAGCGACGTGTTCTCCCTGGGCGCGATGCTGGTGATGGCCGCCGTCGGCCACGGGCCGTTCGCTGGGAACTCGACACCGCAGATCCTTTACAACGTCGTGCACGCCACGCCCCGGCTCGACGGCGTCCCGATGCCGTTGCGTGCCCTGCTGGGCGCCTGCCTCGACAAAACGCCGTCACGTCGGCCGGAGCCGCGGCAGATCCTGGACGCGGTCGCGGGTGCGTCCACCGCGCTCGGCTGGCTACCGCCACCGGTCGCGATGGCCGCTGACCAGCACCGCGCGCAGGCGCGCGCGTTGGTCACCGGAACTCCGGCTCCGAAGAAACGAATGCGCGCCACGAGATGGGTTCTCGCGGCCCTGCTCACGGTGCTGGTAGTGGCCGGTGGTGTGTTCACCGCCATCCAGCTCGGGTCACCGGGTGAGCTTCCCGCCGCCTCCTACGACCGGATGCCCGGCTGGTGCCGCAACTTCACCCCGGACGCGCTGCGCACCGTGTCGGTGGCGCATCCGTATCCCGAGGCCACCGGCGAACACGGCTCCACGGTCAGCTGCGAGTGGATCGGCGAGCCCAACGTGAACCACTTCTATGTCTCCCGTTCCGCCGTGGACGACGCGCCCGGCGAGTTCGAGCGCCGAGCGTCCAACGAAGGCTTTTACCAGGCCTCAGGCAGCACCGTCGGCACTGGCTGCCGGTGGAAGCACAGCGGCCGGGCCGGCGAACTGACCGTGGAACTGCTCGCCCACGACGCCCATGCGCTGGTCAACATCAAGTTCGCCAGCGACCGCCTCGACATGGGCAACGAGGCCGACATCGAAAAAGCACGCCAGCTCCTGCTCCCTCTCGCGAACACCGCGTTGACCAGCGGCAGTTGACTGTCAGCCGAATGAAAGCGCTCTGTGAGCGGTCCTCGGTTAGCGTCGCGGCGTTGACAGTCCGTGAGTTTCAGGGGGAGCACGAACGTGACACCATCGACGGCCAAGCCGGCCACCGGAAAAGGACCGGTCGGCGGCGGAAAGCAGTTCGGTACCGACCTGCACCGGCTCTACCGCGCGGGGCGAGTGCACCTGCCCGACTTCGCCATCAAGTACGCCGCCGGCACCGCACTGATCCATCAGGCGGGCCAGGGCTTGTCGGCTCTGCGCGAAACCTGCCCGAACCTGCTGGCCCTCACCTACCTGAGGCAGCTTCAGGAGGAACTGCAGGAAGGGATGCGCGTCACCGCGATCAGCGTGCACGACGCCGGCGAAGCCCTGGTGAAAGCCGCCGAAGCCTACGCCAAGTCCGACGACGACGCGCAGGCCGAGTTCAAGAAGCTGATGGCCGATCCGGCCCACCGGGCGGTGCTCGACCGCGGTCCCGCGCCGGGACGCCAGTGGCAGGCCCCGCCGACGGCCCGGTGAGGACGGAAATGTTCGGCGTAACCAGCCACGAGGCTTTTGTTGATTCCCTCGATCGACTTTCCGATTTGCTCCACGATGTCCTGGTGATGGACGGTGCCGCCGAGGTGGTCAAGGAGCCGCCGTTCAACAAGGACGTCCTGGTCAAGAATTTCGCGCCGCAGAGCCGCAGCGGCTGCCAGTATCTGGTCAGGGCTCCGGGGCTGATGACGACCCGGATCGACGGAACCGATGCGCGCAAGGAGTTCGAAGAGGCCCTTTCGTGGGTCAGTGCCGTCGCGGACGGCAAAGCGGCCGCCGTGGTCCAGGAAGTCAAGGACACCCTGGAACCGATCATGCTGCTGGACTCCGCCCACGTCCAAGAGACCCATCGCCTGCTCACGGAGGCATGGGAGATATCCCGGTATCCACCGGAGGACTTCGCTGACCTGAAAACCCACGACGACGCCTGGAACGGCGACGCGGCCGACGAGTTCTTCGGCAACTTCTACCAGCCGCTCCACGGCGTCCGGCAGAACCACGCCAAGGTCGTCCACGAACTCGCGAAACTGCTGGGCGCCACCAACATCGCCATCGACCGGATCCAGCAGGACATCTTGTCCTGGCTCGACGGCGAGGAGGTGACGCTGAAAGCCATCCTGGCCACGACGGTCGCCAAGCCGAAGGGCACCCCCTCGTACAAGGTGTGGAAGCGCATCGGCGCGATCACCTCCGTGGTCGGACCAGTCCTGGCAAGTCCCACGAATGTGGGTGCGGGCCTGTTCCAGGCCGTGGCCGCCCTTCCGTCCGCCATCGGCGAGCTGACCGAGCCGGAAGTCGTGACAGGCCAGGCAAGTCCGGCGCCCGACACGATCGTCAACTACATCCCGGAGCAAGCCGCCGAACTGCGACGGGACTTCTTCGAAGCAGGCGAGGCGATCACAGCCGAGGCGACGAAGATCCTGTCGGAGATCCATGGCCACCAGGAGTACGGCGACTTCGCCGTCCGGCGGCCGAGCATGGCAGACGGCGTCGACGGGCGCGGATTCCATCACAGGTCGGTCGCCGGGTCCTACGACTGATCCAGTGACCTCGGAAGTCCGAATCCGCTGCGGGCGCACCGCCACGGCCGCAGGTCGTCGCGGCTTCCGCGCGGTTGGTCCGTGAGAGGGCGTGACCGGAGCGGACCTGTTCGCCTTGATGAACGCCGGAGCGTGGACCCGCACCCCCCTCGGGTAGACGCCTCCCGCCGAGGGGACTTCCGTGTCACCGCAGCCAGCCGGTGACTTCTTCGATGAACCGGGTCCTGCCTTTCCCGGGCCGGTCCAGGTGCACATGGTGCGTGGCGCCTTCCAGTGTCACGGCGCGCACCTCCCTCGCCGCGGTCAGGTCCCCGGCCAGTGCCGTCAGATCGGCAGGCCGCGACCAGAAGTCGTACTCGGCGCGCAGCACGAGCGTCCGCGCGCGGATCCGATGTGCGTCCCAGAGCTGGGTGCCGTTCGCCAGCCGGTGGCTGTCGGCCATGGCGCCCGTCGGGGCGCGGAAGCTCGGCGGCTCGCGGTCCGCGGACGTGGGATCGCTCGCCAGCGCCGCATCCACATAGGACTGAGCGACGCGCGGGTCACGCCATTCGGTCTTGTCCGGCACTGGGATGCTGGAGTCCCACGCGGGCAGCAACTGGGCTCCCGTGCTCAGCCGGTACGCCCCGGAGGGCGGCGGTCCGCCGAACAGCGGGTGACCCACGGTGGCACCGTAGAGACTGCTGTGCACCACCAGGTTCGCGACCCGGTGCGGGTACTCGCTCGCGTACCACGCCGCCCAGTGCCCGCCGGTCGCCCAGCCGACGAGGTCCACGCGGCCGGACCGCAACCACCGCACCACCGCCTCGATGTCCTTGACTGCCTGCTCACCGGTCACCACGGGCGGGTTCGCCTCGGGTGGCTCGGTCATGGCAGGTGGGCGGGTCGAGCCGCCGTAACCGGTGGCGTCCATGACGATCACGCGACGCCCTTCCCTCGCCAGATCCTCGGCGAGCGACCCGCCCGCCACCGGGAGGTCGAACGACGCGACGCCGGGCACCCGCGCGCCGTGCACCAGGATCACCGGCCGGGCCCGCTTCGCCGAGTCGAGCCGCACTTCACGAACGTGGAGCGTGCCCGCGCCGCCAGGGATGTCCCAGTCGGCGCGCACGAGGTGATCCGGCGCCGACGCGGGCATGACAGTGGTCAACAACGCTACGACAAGACTTCGGAGCATGCCGCCAGGATGCCGCCGCCGGAGACCGGTTCGCCTATTCTGTACATAATCGACCCCCATTGATCTGGTGCCGATATGGATCTCAAACACCTGCGTGCCGCCGTCGCGGTCGCCGACCACCTGCACTTCGGCCGGGCGGCCGTCGCGCTCGGCATCGCGCAGCCACCGCTTTCCCAGCAGATCAAGGCTCTCGAGACCGAGCTGGGCGTGACATTGTTCGAGCGCAGCACCCGGACGGTGCACCTGACCCCGGCGGGCGAGGCGTTCGTGGCCGACGCCCGTACGGCACTGTCCATGGTGGACAGTGCCATACGCGGGGCGCGGGCGGCGGGGCGCGGGGAGACCGGCGAGCTGGCGATCGGCATGGTCGGGTCGGCGGTGGCCCACCCGCTGCCCGCGATCGTCCGTGCTTTCCGCGCCCGCTACCCGGACGTGACCCTGACCTTTCATGTGCTGCCCACGGTCACGCAGGTCGAGCGGCTCCGAGTGGCAGCACTCGACCTCGGTCTGCTGCGCCCGCCCCTGCCCAGTCCCGCCGATGACCTCGAACTGGTCTCCGTCTC from Amycolatopsis sp. EV170708-02-1 includes:
- a CDS encoding ACT domain-containing protein yields the protein MGRELIELAALFIAAGVAHLFVSTVSLNSVGPVVLFGLGLLLIATAALRRWWVHRPQAEATREAPKDDAPQPGVAWRIRATVRDVPGSLASVTAALAAHRYDIVSMQVLSLPDGAVDEFLVRAPAGATAADIAEVTELGGGREVRVVPADVHEFVDLPTRVLTIAAQSAGSQAGLAQLLQAMLGECDITWQPPEGRGREAKFGEKVEGTSMRLVDPDGGLMVITRSLLPFTPVEFARVKAVLDLQRRLAGAPAAGH
- a CDS encoding BTAD domain-containing putative transcriptional regulator — its product is MAEFAVLGVLRVWEGRHEVPVPAGKLRTLLCGLISRADETVPTATLARWLWDDGEPANPKAAIQTYVRRLRDILGDERIRTDIGGYQFVADAIELDLAEFDDLFTKAREADRRGAGHDVVAMLDQALSLRRGRAFGDVDGEAALREFVWPCEERVLAAYRLLISWRLRHGEHADVLPELSRLTGQYPLHEGLAELIMLALYRTGRQADALARYETLRLRLAEELGADPGVALQDLHRRILNLDPTLNAPEKDPGSAHSIVPRQLPARRLVLTGREQDLAVLTKVLSPATGRGDGPPITIVTGVGGIGKTALSLLWAHEHADEFPDGQLYLNLRGFDPAGEPLEPQACLRRVLRDLGVAASAIPSDLDALAALYRSQLADKRVLMLLDDVRDSAQVIPLLPGTDSVAVLITSRNRLGGLTAGYGANTLILDVLPPAAARTMLTRHIGDDRVRRESEAADELVSRCAGLPLALSVMAARAAAHPEFPLETLAHDLRDEAGRLDALDLGELPASLRAVFATSYRALDRGPARTFALLGVAPVPDFTADAVATLINRSVVSAASDLRALEAANVVRQHAPRRYRMHDLVRLYATELASGLTSHLQRQEGLLRLMDHYRYAAAIAADLLDPVEPYRRPPVPEPIESAPALPDQDAARAWLDRECATLLAAGLYTARSGMPDHAAHLSSTLMRYLDYSGRYHDALELHSAAMEAVREHDPGAYHRTMWNRAYALVRLGDYSHAQSLGQSVLDFASRTDDLVLGTSASMLLAVISDKLRRSDEQLHHIENALDMARRSGHPSEEGTALLNLAYYHEENGDYEAALEALDQAGNAVRDVPEAGLDNWLLSARATVYERLGRCQDAFENYRQALVIARARANLGLQVEVLNRLGGTARILGYQEEAISNYLEAITLARNTGFRHEEARGRGGLAQVYRDLQRPADAAHHAEKAIALHAELGSLPSSELRGIAGAPGE
- a CDS encoding serine/threonine-protein kinase, translating into MERLAAGDPVAVGQYRLVGSLGEGGMGRVWLGVAPDGRLAAVKLVHPHLARDPGFRSRFRREVEVSRAVSGAYTAAVLDADTDAAAPWLASVYVPGLSLRQAVDLAGPLPVHTLRVLTAGLASALADIHRAGLIHRDLKPSNVLLAEDGPRVIDFGIARAIEGNHELTSTGSIIGSPGFMSPEQALGAGLTPASDVFSLGAMLVMAAVGHGPFAGNSTPQILYNVVHATPRLDGVPMPLRALLGACLDKTPSRRPEPRQILDAVAGASTALGWLPPPVAMAADQHRAQARALVTGTPAPKKRMRATRWVLAALLTVLVVAGGVFTAIQLGSPGELPAASYDRMPGWCRNFTPDALRTVSVAHPYPEATGEHGSTVSCEWIGEPNVNHFYVSRSAVDDAPGEFERRASNEGFYQASGSTVGTGCRWKHSGRAGELTVELLAHDAHALVNIKFASDRLDMGNEADIEKARQLLLPLANTALTSGS
- a CDS encoding alpha/beta fold hydrolase, translated to MLRSLVVALLTTVMPASAPDHLVRADWDIPGGAGTLHVREVRLDSAKRARPVILVHGARVPGVASFDLPVAGGSLAEDLAREGRRVIVMDATGYGGSTRPPAMTEPPEANPPVVTGEQAVKDIEAVVRWLRSGRVDLVGWATGGHWAAWYASEYPHRVANLVVHSSLYGATVGHPLFGGPPPSGAYRLSTGAQLLPAWDSSIPVPDKTEWRDPRVAQSYVDAALASDPTSADREPPSFRAPTGAMADSHRLANGTQLWDAHRIRARTLVLRAEYDFWSRPADLTALAGDLTAAREVRAVTLEGATHHVHLDRPGKGRTRFIEEVTGWLR
- a CDS encoding LysR substrate-binding domain-containing protein; amino-acid sequence: MDLKHLRAAVAVADHLHFGRAAVALGIAQPPLSQQIKALETELGVTLFERSTRTVHLTPAGEAFVADARTALSMVDSAIRGARAAGRGETGELAIGMVGSAVAHPLPAIVRAFRARYPDVTLTFHVLPTVTQVERLRVAALDLGLLRPPLPSPADDLELVSVSREPLVAVLPNDHRLAGRRRLAVSALADEPFVLFPRVLGPGLYDEITALCRRGGFTPNVTQEAVQLQTIVGLVAAGCGVSILPGSAAQPRHEVVFVPVSPLVRLVDLAIALPKANRSVGATNFTALAKDLTR